The nucleotide window AACGTTGCTGGGTCTCagagcttcttcatcgtctgCATATGAGTTGTCGTAGTTGTTTTCAGTCTCTAGTTCCTCTAACAAATGTTCAATGTGCTGCATATCAGAGATATCCCCCGATATACCAACCACTGTGTTTTTACCCACAGGAATCAGTCTCTCAATATCAGTAAAACGCAAAAGTGAACCGTAAGAACCCAAATTATCCGCAGCAATGACAACCCCATTATCatatttcattgaaatcacAGACGTACCGGTAACAATGGGCTGTTGAGTGTTCATCTTTGGGTAAGCTGGAGCATTCGCAATTGCATTGTTATAAGCCCCATAATGTTCATCCGAAGGTCTCCCCCAGTTGAATGGATCGTGATTCATCTTAATAAACTCTTCAGACTAGTATAGTAACCCAAAAGAGTGCTCTTATCACTCTTTTAAGTAGTAGTAAGGGTGGCGAATCGTTCATCATGTAGCTTCAAGCCGCTTAAGGCTGCTAGGGAAAATTTCACAGGGTAACGCGAGATTCGATGATAAAATCAATTATATGGTGAAAGTAGTTTAGAGGTATGTAGTTTACACAGTTGTGGATGGAGTCTTATTTGCTAGTCGATATTGCTTTGCTTAGACTATAATATATTCCTCGCTTTTGAGCGAAGTGATCACATCGTAGGGCAGTTTCTGATCCTCCTCCTGCGAGCTAGTGACTTCTGCGACAGCTACACCGGTTAAACTCTTGCCAGTGGTCTCGGAACTCTTGAAATCGATGTTGATTGGGAACAAGGCGTCTTCGTAGCCGGCTTCGATGACTAGTCCAAAGACACCGGAGGAGCCCGGTGCGATGGAATCAAGCTTGACGATGACGCCGACATCGCCATCGACAGTCACGATGTTAACATTGTGCTCGTTATTTTCGGCGTTGATCGAGACATTTTCTGTGACCACAGGAATTGTGAATAGGACGTTCTCTAGTGGTTGCTTACAGTTTTCGTTGGTCTCATATTCTACTGTGACTTCAAATACACCTTCGCTATCCTCAGAAGGAGATACCCAGGTAGAGATTTCGAGTGGCACGAGGCTTTTGTCGTCTGCGGCACCAACTTTACGCCATCTGAGCACACCAAGACTCTGGTCGTTAGAGGGGAAGGCCTTGTCCTGATCCCTCAAGCCGATGGTCTTGGATTTCAAAAACTCTGCCTTGTCGATGTTTGGATGTGTCTTGAACTGTAATGATCTATCCTTGACGTCCACACTATCATCGAGTGTCAATTTAGCGTGGGCTAGGGAGCGGTCGTTGACTCGTAGCTCCAGAACACCCTTGAGTTCGGAAGAGCTGATTGCGCCATCGCGAGTGATTTCAGCGTTAACGGTTTCCTTGATCGAGATCAGAATACCGTTGTTGGCGggtttctcttcttctggctCTTGCTGTGAAGCCCTGGTTGCCGTAGATGATCTAGCTGACGTGCCGATGTTACGTTTGGACTGGCCCGTCAATTTCATACCTCTGCCAACCGGGCGTTGTGCAGTTTCCACCGGTTTGGAGCCATAGCTCTCAACTGCTACTTCCTTCTGTGAGTGTAAGTATGATTGCTGAGCTGCAGGAGAAGCGTGGCTATAGTAGCTATTGTATGCATTGGTTACGTTAGGATCGTTGCTTGCCATGAACCTGTTTGATGGAGCACCAAACTCAGAAGGTGCAATACCCATCTTCCTCTCCTGTTCCCTGCGGGCGATTTCCTTGGCACGACGTTTCCTCTCTTCAGTGgcttcaaactctttgttACGCTCaataatttcttgaattctcTCCTCATGCGATTCCAGCGACAAGTACGTGTTGACCTGGGTGATCGATAGATTTTCTTTGTATCCCATTACCACAATCTCGTCGAATGAACTGAGAATTTCGAAAGcattctcaaaaatctctGCCTCATCGTAACTACTCAAATAGGAATTGACAGTCTGAGAGAACAGATTTAGCGTCGAAAGATCCATTATGATGTTAGATTGACGATTCGTGATCAATATGATATAGTAATCATCAAATGGTCTATACACGTATCTTACGTGCTCATCTTCCACAAAAGTATGGTCGGAGGAAATGTTGGTAACCAGACTCTGGAAGTTCGACAACAATTCCAGCACACGATCTTTAGTGATCTCCCTGAATTGACGCGACAACAAAGGTTTCCCCGTCCGTGTTGTAATCGAAGCCGCTAGAACAACCATGTTATTGGATAATAGCCAATTTTCACGATGTTAATACCGATTCACTCTGGTCAATTGCCTTTGTAATGGCTCCAATTAGCAGTTGTTTTGTCAACCACCGTGCTGTTCGTACTCGCCAAGTCACTCTCAACAGTTACCGTATAGAAGTACGTCTaaagtttcaagaatacttcttcatcactctAAAAGCATCATACTCTTGATTCTCTGAACCTGTAATGGTGAAAGCGTGTCTTCCAACTGCGAAGTGTCATTGTCCAAGATCATATGAAGGAAGCTTGAGAGGTGGTACCTTTCAAGAAGTGTTTGAACCTGAAATTTATTCAAGTTGAGAGCTAGCAAGAACTCTTCGCTAGTGCTGGAGGCATTGAACTCTCTGAACTGACCAGAATACCTCCTGGCTAGCATACAGATCCAATTTCCTATCGCTTCATCATTAGAGGATGTTAAATGGACTTCGAACTCTGGTCTGTTAAGATATAGGCGGATTTTCCAAAATACATCTCGATCAGCTGTTTCCATCATATCGCGGTACTCTACTAGTACTATGACTTTTCTAAATTCAGTTAAAAGGTGTGTGAGAGTCTGCTCATAGTATAAGTCATTGCTGTCTTTCATCTGGAAGAAGGTATCCAACTGGAGCCTGATAATACATGTCGACGGATTCAGAACAAAATCGTACGGTTGGGACTGCTTCTGTTCAATAAGGCTAATCTCATTATTTGCATGCGTCAAATATCTTATTAGGCTGTGATTGTGTTTCAGCCGACTGAGATTAACGAGAACACTCTTTTTGATGTTATGGAGGTTTAGCTCCTGGAAAGGTGTCGGAAGTGGAACGTTGACAGTCGGAATGCTTTCAGCCGGTATTAAGTTTTTCTCAGTTTGAGTGTCTCGGTTGTTCGATACCTTGTTGAGTATTCGTAACATGTTGACGCTCGTGGGCTGGGCAGTAGGCTTGGGATTTTCCTTTCCGCCAGCCAGCCTTCTTTTTTTGACCTCAAGCATCGATCTCAATTCCTCATCAAAAAATGACCTACCGTGAGGCAGAAGAGATGTGCTTATCTTGGTAATTTCCTGTGAGTCCTTTTCTTCCCTGAAGCTCGATGACTGTTTTTCTATTGTGATCTCTCCAGTCGAAGGCCCCTCGACCATACTTGCTGGCATCTGCCAATTGTCTATCTTCAAGGAACCAAATGTCTTGTTTTCGGTGTCTAtcagatcaattgaattgTATGTCATGGTTGGGAACGTTAAAGATACGTGATGTGGCCGATACTCCTTCGCTACTATTACATCTTTCGAAAGTAGTGTAGTAGTGGCCTCTTTGGTCATCCACTTTAATGGATTCCAATCAAGTTCTCTGATCTGCTCTTTGGAAACCTTCCAGACTTTGTGCGGCGAGAACTTATTCCTCTTCGGTTGTGTAGCAGAACTCACCTTCGATACTTTAAGCTTATAAAAATCTAAAGGATCGAAATCATGATCTAGAAGCTTTGCTTGCAGATCTTGGAAGACTCGTTCACAAGGTGTTTCTCTGGGAATGGGCCACTCTTCGAATTCCCCGGTTTTCTCATGCCGGACattatctttgaaacttAGAGCATGGATAATGTAGCCCTCCAACAGCGGCCCCACTATTGGGAAACGCTCCAAATCATACTTTCCTGCGCACCGTGATACCGCTCTTTCTTCTAAAGTTTCATTCGTTAGTGACATAAAACGTTCCTGTAAGAAACTGGGCATTGCAGTTAGCTCTTTCAGCGGACCGCTTGGAACCTTTTCCATGGATATTAAGTAAAGGTCTAACATCAGCGCTTCCAAACCATTGTCTTTAATTCGCTCGATACATGGAAACTTGGGGTTGATTGGCGTTAATCCTTGTAACCATTTCAATGTCTCTAAACTTTGACTTTCAAGCTTAATTCGTTCTTTTGCAACTTCCTGATTGTACTCTAGGAAAGGTGTCACTGAAACTTGTGGCCATTTGGGAAGCTCCTGTTTAGTATCTTTTGAAGTGTATGGAATAACCTCCAACCAAAAATGCGTTAAAGAAAACACTATAGGGTCGAAGCAACAGTCCAACGACCTAGATGCTGATatctgcttcaacaaaaGCTGGcttttcctctttagaACAATGCTTTCCTTGGTTCGAAGGCGAACACCTTCGTAGCCGCCCTCATCGGCGGCTAAATCTCGTTCAGTAAAAACTACCTCCCATAATTCAAATATCATTATTGACACAGTCGAGTGGCTTGTACAACCTTCCGAACTATGAAGGTTAAGTCTTCCAGTAAAGTCGTTTTTAGCTTTGTTTTATTTGTTGAGTCAAGTTTTATACAA belongs to Torulaspora delbrueckii CBS 1146 chromosome 4, complete genome and includes:
- the RET2 gene encoding coatomer subunit delta (similar to Saccharomyces cerevisiae RET2 (YFR051C); ancestral locus Anc_3.575), with protein sequence MVVLAASITTRTGKPLLSRQFREITKDRVLELLSNFQSLVTNISSDHTFVEDEHVRYVYRPFDDYYIILITNRQSNIIMDLSTLNLFSQTVNSYLSSYDEAEIFENAFEILSSFDEIVVMGYKENLSITQVNTYLSLESHEERIQEIIERNKEFEATEERKRRAKEIARREQERKMGIAPSEFGAPSNRFMASNDPNVTNAYNSYYSHASPAAQQSYLHSQKEVAVESYGSKPVETAQRPVGRGMKLTGQSKRNIGTSARSSTATRASQQEPEEEKPANNGILISIKETVNAEITRDGAISSSELKGVLELRVNDRSLAHAKLTLDDSVDVKDRSLQFKTHPNIDKAEFLKSKTIGLRDQDKAFPSNDQSLGVLRWRKVGAADDKSLVPLEISTWVSPSEDSEGVFEVTVEYETNENCKQPLENVLFTIPVVTENVSINAENNEHNVNIVTVDGDVGVIVKLDSIAPGSSGVFGLVIEAGYEDALFPINIDFKSSETTGKSLTGVAVAEVTSSQEEDQKLPYDVITSLKSEEYIIV
- the ZIP2 gene encoding Zip2p (similar to Saccharomyces cerevisiae ZIP2 (YGL249W); ancestral locus Anc_3.576) yields the protein MIFELWEVVFTERDLAADEGGYEGVRLRTKESIVLKRKSQLLLKQISASRSLDCCFDPIVFSLTHFWLEVIPYTSKDTKQELPKWPQVSVTPFLEYNQEVAKERIKLESQSLETLKWLQGLTPINPKFPCIERIKDNGLEALMLDLYLISMEKVPSGPLKELTAMPSFLQERFMSLTNETLEERAVSRCAGKYDLERFPIVGPLLEGYIIHALSFKDNVRHEKTGEFEEWPIPRETPCERVFQDLQAKLLDHDFDPLDFYKLKVSKVSSATQPKRNKFSPHKVWKVSKEQIRELDWNPLKWMTKEATTTLLSKDVIVAKEYRPHHVSLTFPTMTYNSIDLIDTENKTFGSLKIDNWQMPASMVEGPSTGEITIEKQSSSFREEKDSQEITKISTSLLPHGRSFFDEELRSMLEVKKRRLAGGKENPKPTAQPTSVNMLRILNKVSNNRDTQTEKNLIPAESIPTVNVPLPTPFQELNLHNIKKSVLVNLSRLKHNHSLIRYLTHANNEISLIEQKQSQPYDFVLNPSTCIIRLQLDTFFQMKDSNDLYYEQTLTHLLTEFRKVIVLVEYRDMMETADRDVFWKIRLYLNRPEFEVHLTSSNDEAIGNWICMLARRYSGQFREFNASSTSEEFLLALNLNKFQVQTLLERYHLSSFLHMILDNDTSQLEDTLSPLQVQRIKSMMLLE